A window from Cryptomeria japonica chromosome 1, Sugi_1.0, whole genome shotgun sequence encodes these proteins:
- the LOC131073766 gene encoding uncharacterized protein LOC131073766 isoform X3, with protein sequence MPTKLKFKIINLLDAMPNGYRLATVEEVKINLDTLKHRALFENYKFNERGFRLLDGGLLLPDYRLEHVFDRFYWSVVVKEKEREEDAGVWKKKGSACYPSTADLLRKQVYDGIILSPQGRHTAMASASINCDAEVIYWLLKTTNQIELQGFTNFLKSKKMKDHTYYSRQGVEFSENLFESLSASEFPLQLPLEHDHFMNHFLANDIFKSFYNPIVYVELLVEMYSTNIVHYKGRDGVSLLDQVTQKAINNKYEDWIPTLTKLLSVSQHSVENQVSEIKHRFGDIFIEAIERGHAQLVEDLLKLKDDYIEQLTTAVCMKVAAGIVCKGYLQCLPDLLNLLKQKVGNELPQDKHGKTLFHYAADSQNEKVFPLLAETYQDMYTERKRDKWGRNILHWAALNGQADFCKVCVDDFQLKVDAKDSFGRNSLHLAAQGKKGHLVVGYLVESSSVNLIYVRDDEGRTPLHLASAKGNIEMVEKLLSFSADNPSQGIHYIKQVDGLGKTALQMAAGGGHTRIVRLLLDRGCDPLSERDVNGSTALHYAVKVKDAEVALAMSQSLLNKYEIESKKKSLLLWASAGGIGTADESEWVDPSVKDFFLQAKARDDTNLLKAAAETKNAEMTWELLNRGARMADLDHYREREDDGDEQIRNAKLVIREIDIAKEHGRDKPSLKDNLERNVLAEGLAALFLNKFIESPITVGISGEWGMGKSSLMIQIESILLIAASQLSFPNLLRSEKFAGAEKISLSTKGRKIYTRMKIAMNKLFSYSEYHDLSYDEHPFRPFPLRLLRRAIFLGINKIYKLLTSSKSERGLVKLLEEYHPQRHGIYKSLACMDIHNQMLSSHNNGESEFQQMRGVPRVLTIRYNAWHYRDEHEAWAGLAVTITKEIEKAITRAQWFSTCWRYSWAKNSVNICIQIFLPCLLVTFLAGWVAWAAWALLRNAKFKELQYGSIPCTIIAIVWVVLKSVISVVKPVSTQMMGYINSPDHTVHLGYQEQVISDIHFLKGELGRKPHWFFSFISGEWCRNWFGLYPDNVENTCIPKFRPASEGQLRIITFVDDLDRCDEKVVLQVLSAINLVLAECKINVILGIDKKMIQRAVERHFKDNNDKDLADKFICKIIQIPLSLPDPTEKESDKFLQYYLGHQPPLKTTLGMEDNEDTDYGDIDTDNDDENTQNEGVREENAVVNIDCSNGLSTSCQAGLIKKVCHWSTCLFQILCLLACNLSSELRQMDDELNTEGIHSLRFSKGVCLTREMLLSNYSLEEATTLYDLKRFAIGTQKLPREWKRFLDYRKFVCNVLSMRGKVYRLLNWKLELVAWIFICWNWKHEMNTLIKGWHKYTIISSKGGDEVEHVYGPSLRQIVMNYVIELPELQSFLDIDADLVRDGELNSRTTEAHRIEEIQTKYFNWFNLLKALKIQDVSMRGIQLFQQFRLHCETDNLPWPLLESHYSQEEVDTLDEIKMFATSRQKNSH encoded by the exons ATGCCGACCAAGCTGAAGTTCAAGATAATAAATTTATTAGATGCAATGCCAAATGGGTACCGTTTGGCCACGGTTGAAGAAGTTAAAATTAATTTGGACACCCTTAAACACCGAGCATTATTTGAAAATTATAAATTCAATGAACGTGGATTCCGTCTTTTGGACGGTGGCCTCTTGTTGCCTGACTATCGACTTGAACATGTTTTCGATAGATTTTATTGGTCGGTGGTGGTGAAGGAAAAAGAGCGAGAGGAGGATGCAGGCGTTTGGAAGAAAAAAGGGTCAG CTTGTTATCCATCAACTGCTGATTTGTTGAGAAAGCAAGTCTATGATGGAATTATTCTCTCTCCACAAGGGAGACATACTGCAATGGCCAGTGCTTCCATCAATTGTGATGCAGAGGTTATATATTGGCTGCTCAAAACTACAAACCAAATAGAGCTTCAAGGTTTTACAAATTTTCTCAAGTCAAAGAAAATGAAGGATCATACATATTATTCGAGACAAGGAGTTGAATTTTCTGAAAATTTGTTCGAAAGTTTGTCGGCTTCTGAGTTTCCACTACAGTTGCCACTTGAACATGATCATTTCATGAATCATTTCCTAGCTAATGACATTTTCAAATCATTCTACAACCCCATTGTTTATGTTGAATTGTTGGTAGAGATGTACTCTACTAATATTGTTCACTACAAAGGTAGAGATGGTGTGTCCCTTTTGGATCAAGTTACACAAAAAGctataaataataaatatgaagATTGGATTCCCACATTGACAAAGCTCTTGTCGGTATCTCAGCATTCTGTAGAAAATCAGGTTTCTGAGATTAAGCATCGCTTTGGAGACATATTTATTGAGGCAATTGAAAGAGGGCATGCGCAACTTGTAGAAGATTTATTAAAATTGAAAGATGATTACATTGAACAACTCACTACAGCTGTCTGTATGAAGGTTGCAGCAGGGATCGTATGTAAAGGCTATCTGCAATGCCTGCCtgatttgttaaatttgttaaagCAAAAAGTTGGAAATGAGCTCCCACAAGACAAACACGGAAAGACACTCTTTCATTATGCAGCCGATTCACAAAATGAAAAAGTCTTCCCATTGCTTGCTGAGACGTATCAAGATATGTACACAGAGAGAAAAAGGGATAAATGGGGAAGAAACATTCTTCATTGGGCAGCACTCAACGGACAAGCCGACTTTTGCAAAGTTTGCGTAGATGATTTCCAGTTAAAAGTAGATGCAAAGGATAGTTTTGGCCGGAATTCTTTACATTTGGCAGCTCAAGGAAAGAAGGGACACCTTGTTGTGGGTTATTTAGTGGAATCATCCTCAGTGAACTTAATTTATGTAAGGGATGATGAAGGAAGAACACCCTTGCACTTAGCATCTGCAAAAGGCAACATTGAAATGGTTGAGAAACTATTATCTTTCAGCGCGGATAACCCTTCTCAAGGGATACATTACATTAAGCAAGTCGATGGCTTGGGGAAGACCGCATTGCAAATGGCAGCAGGTGGAGGCCATACGCGTATTGTGCGGCTATTATTGGATAGAGGATGTGATCCCTTATCAGAGCGTGATGTCAATGGAAGCACAGCATTGCACTATGCCGTTAAAGTAAAGGATGCAGAGGTTGCATTGGCCATGTCGCAGAGCCTCCTAAATAAATATGAGAttgaaagtaaaaaaaaatcaCTTCTGTTGTGGGCCTCAGCAGGCGGCATTGGCACTGCAGATGAAAGTGAATGGGTAGATCCTTCGGTTAAAGATTTCTTTTTACAGGCGAAGGCAAGAGATGACACTAATTTGTTGAAGGCAGCAGCAGAGACTAAGAATGCAGAAATGACCTGGGAGCTTCTAAATAGAGGTGCCCGTATGGCAGATCTTGACcattatagagaaagagaagatgATGGAGATGAACAAATAAGGAATGCAAAATTGG TAATAAGAGAAATAGATATAGCAAAGGAGCACGGACGAGATAAACCAAGCCTGAAGGATAATCTCG AAAGAAATGTTTTAGCCGAAGGTCTAGCTGCtctatttttgaataaatttatagAATCTCCGATTACAGTGGGCATTTCTGGTGAATGGGGCATGGGAAAATCCAGCCTCATGATTCAG ATCGAAAGCATTCTGTTGATTGCAGCCTCTCagttgtcatttccaaatctcctCCGTTCTGAAAAATTTGCTGGAGCAGAGAAGATATCATTGAGTACTAAAGGTCGAAAGATATACACAAGGATGAAAATCGCCATGAACAAATTATTCTCATACAGCGAATATCATGATCTGTCGTATGATGAGCATCCATTTCGCCCTTTCCCTCTCCGTCTGCTACGTAGAGCAATTTTCCTTGGAATAAACAAGATATACAAATTATTAACATCCAGCAAGTCAGAG AGAGGGCTGGTGAAATTGTTGGAGGAATATCATCCCCAACGCCATGGCATTTATAAGTCCCTTGCATGCATGGATATTCATAATCAAATG CTAAGTTCACACAATAATGGAGAGAGTGAATTCCAACAAATGAGGGGAGTGCCTCGAGTTTTGACAATTCGATACAACGCCTGGCACTATCGTGATGAGCATGAAGCTTGGGCTGGGCTAGCAGTCACAATCACAAAAGAAATTGAGAAGGCAATTACTCGAGCACAATGGTTCAGTACATGCTGGAGATATAGTTGGGCTAAAAACAGTGTGAACATATGCATACAAATATTTTTACCTTGTCTGTTGGTCACATTTCTAGCAGGTTGGGTGGCTTGGGCAGCTTGGGCCTTATTAAGAAATGCTAAATTCAAAGAGCTACAATATGGATCCATACCTTGCACTATCATAGCAATTGTATGGGTGGTATTGAAATCCGTTATTTCAGTTGTGAAACCAGTGAGCACACAGATGATGGGATACATAAACTCACCAGATCATACAGTTCATCTTGGCTATCAAGAGCAAGTCATATCTGATATACATTTCTTGAAAGGGGAACTTGGAAGAAAGCCTCActggttcttttcttttatttctggtGAATGGTGTAGAAATTGGTTTGGGTTATATCCTGACAATGTTGAAAATACATGCATTCCAAAGTTTAGGCCAGCTTCGGAGGGTCAACTTCGAATAATAACCTTCGTTGATGACCTCGATAGATGTGATGAAAAAGTTGTTTTACAG GTTTTATCGGCTATAAATCTGGTATTGGCCGAGTGCAAGATTAATGTGATTTTGGGAATAGATAAAAAAATGATTCAAAGAGCAGTTGAGAGACATTTTAAAGATAATAACGATAAAGATCTAGCAGACAagtttatttgtaaaatcattcaGATTCCTTTGAGTTTGCCAGATCCTACAGAGAAAGAATCTGATAAATTTCTACAATAttatttaggacaccaacccccTTTAAAAACTACACTTGGAATGGAAGACAATGAAGATACAGATTATGGTGATATAGATACAGATAATG ATGATGAAAATACACAAAATGAAGGAGTAAGAGAAGAAAATGCAGTGGTAAATATTGATTGTTCTAATGGATTAAGCACAAGTTGTCAAG CAGGGCTTATCAAAAAGGTGTGTCATTGGTCCACTTGCCTCTTTCAAATTTTGTGTTTGCTTGCTTGCAACCTTTCAAGTGAACTTCGACAAATGGATGATGAGTTAAACACAGAAGGAATCCATTCTTTGAGATTCTCAAAAGGTGTATGCTTAACAAGAGAAATGTTACTATCGAATTATAGCCTAGAAGAAGCTACAACTTTGTATGATTTGAAGAGATTTGCCATTGGTACCCAAAAACTTCCTCGTGAATGGAAACGCTTTTTGGACTACCGTAAATTTGTATGCAATGTTCTTTCCATGAGAGGCAAAGTATATAGGCTACTAAATTGGAAGCTAGAACTGGTGGCTTGGATATTTATTTGTTGGAATTGGAAGCATGAGATGAACACTCTCATCAAG GGCTGGCATAAATATACAATTATATCCTCGAAAGGTGGAGATGAAGTAGAACATGTATATGGGCCTTCACTTAGACAAATTGTTATGAATTATGTTATTGAGTTGCCAGAATTACAAAGTTTTCTAGATATTGATGCTGATTTGGTTAGAGATGGAGAATTAAATAGTAGAACAACAGAGGCACATAGAATTGAAGAAATCCAAACCAAATACTTCAATTGGTTTAACTTATTAAAGGCATTAAAAATCCAAGATGTTTCAATGAGAGGTATTCAACTCTTTCAACAATTTCGACTTCATTGTGAAACGGATAATCTTCCATGGCCTTTGCTAGAGTCTCATTATAGCCAAGAAGAAGTTGATACCTTGGATGAAATCAAGATGTTTGCCACTAGTAGGCAAAAAAATTCCCATTAA